The genomic window gtaaataatatttttgatatttcgcaaaccgtaaaaaaaactttgaataaCCAAAAATCaaagtatcaaaaaaataaaattaatgaatagtTAGTAcacttattaaattatcaaaaatttctagtagtaaaagtttaaaattccGAGTCGCAAATATCTAATAAACTCCtaaatacaaaatgtcaaaatataatcGGATAAAAAATGACTTGAAATTAATATTCCAAAAACTCTAACTTAGAgagaattttgcaaaaatttgaatttacagAGATAGataaaatatcagaaaattaatataataataaaatattatggaacATCTCAACAAGTatgatttggaaaaattttgaaattctatATTCAAGGATTTAAACTGTCAAAAATCGGTGGAGAATAATATCAAAAGTGTATCAGATGATATATGATTAGATAAGAGGCCGTAATAACTGTCATTTTAAAAAAGTCTGCATGATAATGCAGATAACACAAATGCCGGTCCTTCGACGAATGTGCGGCACTGCTAACAGTATTCTGGGATGTGTTTGCAACGCGGTGACCTTATGTCATTTTATTAACACATATTTCTCCGTGCGTTAATGCGATACGACGTTCACGATGGATGTACAGCATATGCATCAAATGCCGAATAAAGTACGTCTCATAACTACGGATTTTTATATCGCTCGACGATATAAAAATAGTACGCGTCATCAAAACATAACCTCTCTATTAATGTCACGTCGCTCATGTATAGTTGTACTGATTTGCAGCAGTTTACGGATAATAGTTTCACTTTAAATATGCTCGTTGTTAACGCTTATACAAATATGTTTCATTGCGACAAATTTTTTGGTATTATTTCACATTGTACACGTGACTTATTCTTTAACtttatgtttttcatttttagagCGAGGCAGATATGACTCCAGAAGAAAAATGGAGGCAAGTTACAAATCTATTGTTATTCTATAATAAAGAgcttttttcattgttttatttgtgttaaactaattattattgaattaatttttagagtGCAGCATATAAAGATGCACGAAAAGCATCGAGGTCACGAATCTATGCACGCAGAGATGCTGATTATATTGTTAGTAACGTTAACAGTAGCACAGATTGTACTAATCGAATGGAAGAAGAGGCACTTTAAGTCGTACCaggtgaaagaaaaaatttgctttcttttatatttaatataaatattaaaggaattatatattaatagaatatttcttTTGCAGCTTGTAACACTAGTAGCCATGTGGATTATTCCATTTGGAATTAGCTTGAAAAATCACTGGTggagatttatatttttatggcTTTTATGCTCATGTATAACAGGTTTAGTAGTAAGAAAAGCCATTCAGAGACCAATAGAAGGCACTACGCCTAGGTAATGCCTGAATAATTATTGACGATGCATCAGTagtaatcataaaataatgagagaatttatttttgcagattagTGTACAaatggttttattttatttataaacttagCTATGCGCTGGGTATAATTGGACATATGCTAGCTATATTTACGTTTCTtggtataaatattatattaaatattaagccTGAAGTTTGGATTGATTGCGGTTTCTTATTCCTATTTTATGGTCTTTACTTTGGAGTATTAGGAAGAGATGTTGCTGAGATATGTGCCGACAAAATGGCGTCGCATATTGGggtatgtattataatacacattaaatattgcattgttcattatgattttataacgtttaagTAATTTTCAGTATTATACTCCGGATAGTATTCCGACCAGGGTTTTGGAGCCAAATGTTTGTGCAGTATGCGGAAATAAACTTCTAGTTTCCGAGCACGAGAAAGGCGTGATCGAAAATACGTACAAGCTTACTTGCGAACATGTTTTTCACGAATTTTGCATTAGGGGATGGTGCATTGTGGGAAAAAAACAAACCTGCCCTTATTGCAAAGAAAAAGTTGACTTAACGAAAATGTTCTGCAATCCGTATCCTTTTTATAACGTGACACGAAAGATTACTAATGATGATTTTATACTGATATGTCTATTAAATGCCTTAATGAACAATACAGTTGGCAACGGCCG from Solenopsis invicta isolate M01_SB chromosome 2, UNIL_Sinv_3.0, whole genome shotgun sequence includes these protein-coding regions:
- the LOC105198994 gene encoding RING finger protein 121 isoform X3, which codes for MTPEEKWRVQHIKMHEKHRGHESMHAEMLIILLVTLTVAQIVLIEWKKRHFKSYQLVTLVAMWIIPFGISLKNHWWRFIFLWLLCSCITGLVVRKAIQRPIEGTTPRLVYKWFYFIYKLSYALGIIGHMLAIFTFLGINIILNIKPEVWIDCGFLFLFYGLYFGVLGRDVAEICADKMASHIGYYTPDSIPTRVLEPNVCAVCGNKLLVSEHEKGVIENTYKLTCEHVFHEFCIRGWCIVGKKQTCPYCKEKVDLTKMFCNPWQRPHILFGQLLDWLRWLVAWQPLILFLAQGIYWTLGLEVTDTKEDQHEKTLSI
- the LOC105198994 gene encoding RING finger protein 121 isoform X2; its protein translation is MDVQHMHQMPNKSEADMTPEEKWRVQHIKMHEKHRGHESMHAEMLIILLVTLTVAQIVLIEWKKRHFKSYQLVTLVAMWIIPFGISLKNHWWRFIFLWLLCSCITGLVVRKAIQRPIEGTTPRLVYKWFYFIYKLSYALGIIGHMLAIFTFLGINIILNIKPEVWIDCGFLFLFYGLYFGVLGRDVAEICADKMASHIGYYTPDSIPTRVLEPNVCAVCGNKLLVSEHEKGVIENTYKLTCEHVFHEFCIRGWCIVGKKQTCPYCKEKVDLTKMFCNPWQRPHILFGQLLDWLRWLVAWQPLILFLAQGIYWTLGLE
- the LOC105198994 gene encoding RING finger protein 121 isoform X1, which translates into the protein MDVQHMHQMPNKSEADMTPEEKWRVQHIKMHEKHRGHESMHAEMLIILLVTLTVAQIVLIEWKKRHFKSYQLVTLVAMWIIPFGISLKNHWWRFIFLWLLCSCITGLVVRKAIQRPIEGTTPRLVYKWFYFIYKLSYALGIIGHMLAIFTFLGINIILNIKPEVWIDCGFLFLFYGLYFGVLGRDVAEICADKMASHIGYYTPDSIPTRVLEPNVCAVCGNKLLVSEHEKGVIENTYKLTCEHVFHEFCIRGWCIVGKKQTCPYCKEKVDLTKMFCNPWQRPHILFGQLLDWLRWLVAWQPLILFLAQGIYWTLGLEVTDTKEDQHEKTLSI